From Streptomyces sp. NBC_00370, a single genomic window includes:
- a CDS encoding enoyl-CoA hydratase/isomerase family protein, with protein sequence MEPQLLLTVADGVATVVIHHPAKRNAMTAGMWRELPPLLGRLAADPAVRVLVLTGAGGTFCAGADISSLREPGEDPQSLAVRAEEALTGFPKPALAAVRGHCVGGGCQLAVACDLRFADEGAVFGVTPARLGIIYPPSSTRRLTELVGPAATKHLLFSAELIDTDRALRTGLVDEALPAGELDKRVAEFARTLVSRSQLTQAAAKEFVSGRTDRAAHWARQARVSGETAEGVAAFLERREPRFGWSPPG encoded by the coding sequence ATGGAGCCCCAGCTGCTGCTCACCGTCGCGGACGGCGTCGCGACCGTGGTGATCCACCACCCGGCCAAGCGCAACGCGATGACCGCCGGGATGTGGCGTGAGCTGCCGCCGCTGCTCGGGCGGCTCGCGGCGGACCCCGCCGTCCGGGTGCTGGTACTGACCGGCGCGGGCGGCACCTTCTGCGCGGGCGCCGACATCTCGTCGCTGCGGGAGCCCGGCGAGGATCCGCAGTCCCTGGCCGTTCGGGCGGAAGAGGCGCTGACCGGCTTCCCCAAGCCGGCGCTGGCCGCCGTACGCGGCCACTGCGTGGGCGGCGGCTGCCAGCTGGCCGTGGCGTGCGATCTGCGGTTCGCCGACGAGGGCGCCGTGTTCGGGGTCACCCCCGCGCGACTGGGAATCATCTACCCGCCGTCCTCCACCCGGCGGCTGACCGAGCTGGTGGGCCCGGCGGCCACCAAACACCTGCTGTTCTCCGCCGAGTTGATCGACACGGACCGCGCCCTGCGCACCGGGCTCGTCGACGAGGCGCTGCCCGCGGGCGAACTGGACAAGCGGGTGGCCGAGTTCGCCCGTACGCTCGTCTCGCGCTCGCAGCTGACCCAGGCGGCGGCCAAGGAGTTCGTCTCGGGCAGGACCGACCGGGCGGCGCACTGGGCCCGGCAGGCGCGGGTCAGCGGCGAAACCGCCGAGGGCGTCGCCGCCTTCCTGGAGCGCCGCGAGCCGCGCTTCGGCTGGTCCCCGCCAGGATGA
- a CDS encoding ATP-binding protein has translation MESRASVPAPPPVYEGVWRFTAPAVEVSVPQARHAVRDLLKRQAAEAPDDLVQGVLLIVSELVTNAVRHAALLSPEVGVEVAIGAGWIRIAVEDNHPYRPKALERDYAQTSGRGLLLVREITAEAGGSCDVEHTAGGGKIVWAALPLTSPRRAPSAP, from the coding sequence ATGGAGAGCCGCGCGAGTGTTCCGGCCCCGCCGCCGGTGTACGAGGGGGTCTGGCGGTTCACCGCACCGGCCGTGGAGGTGTCGGTGCCCCAGGCCCGGCACGCGGTACGCGACCTGCTGAAGCGTCAGGCGGCCGAGGCCCCCGACGATCTCGTCCAGGGCGTCCTGCTGATCGTCTCCGAGCTGGTCACCAACGCCGTACGGCACGCCGCCCTGCTCTCGCCCGAGGTCGGCGTCGAGGTCGCTATCGGCGCCGGCTGGATCCGGATCGCCGTCGAGGACAACCACCCGTACCGGCCCAAGGCGCTGGAGCGGGACTACGCCCAGACCAGCGGGCGCGGGCTGCTGCTGGTCAGGGAGATCACCGCCGAGGCCGGCGGCAGCTGCGATGTCGAGCACACCGCCGGCGGCGGGAAGATCGTCTGGGCGGCGCTGCCGCTCACCAGCCCCCGGCGGGCCCCGTCAGCTCCCTGA
- the idi gene encoding isopentenyl-diphosphate Delta-isomerase — MPTTPVTAAANSSSNGVQEPIMLELVDEDGNTIGTAEKLSAHQPPGKLHRAFSVFLFDEQGRLLIQRRALSKYHSPGVWSNTCCGHPYPDEAPFAAAARRTHEELGISPTLLAEAGTVRYNHPDPKSGLVEQEFNHLFVGLAQSSLRPDPDEIDDTAFVTPAELTELHAEATFSAWFMTVLDTARPAIRELTGPAGGW, encoded by the coding sequence ATGCCGACCACACCAGTCACTGCTGCGGCGAACAGCTCGTCGAACGGCGTACAAGAACCGATCATGCTGGAGCTGGTCGACGAAGACGGCAACACCATCGGTACGGCCGAGAAGCTCTCCGCGCATCAGCCACCGGGGAAGCTGCACCGCGCCTTCTCCGTCTTCCTCTTCGACGAGCAGGGCAGGCTGCTGATCCAGCGCAGGGCGCTGAGCAAGTACCACTCCCCCGGCGTCTGGTCGAACACCTGCTGCGGGCACCCGTACCCGGACGAGGCGCCGTTCGCGGCGGCCGCCCGCCGTACCCACGAGGAGCTGGGCATCTCGCCCACGCTGCTCGCCGAGGCCGGCACGGTGCGCTACAACCACCCCGACCCGAAGTCGGGCCTGGTGGAGCAGGAGTTCAACCATCTCTTCGTGGGTCTCGCGCAGTCCTCGCTGCGGCCCGACCCCGACGAGATCGACGACACGGCGTTCGTCACCCCGGCCGAGCTGACCGAGCTGCACGCCGAAGCGACGTTCTCCGCCTGGTTCATGACCGTGCTGGACACGGCGCGTCCGGCGATCAGGGAGCTGACGGGGCCCGCCGGGGGCTGGTGA
- a CDS encoding cation diffusion facilitator family transporter: MGAGHDHGHSHGSVPTGTAAAAYKGRLRIALGITLSVMVIEIIGGLAADSLALIADAAHMATDAVGLGMGLLAIHFAARPADDSRTFGYARAEILAALANCLLLLGVGGYLVYEAVERFITPPDTRGGLAIVFALIGMVANVISLSLLMRGQKESLNVRGAYLEVLADTLGSLTVLVSASVILTTGWQTADPIASLLIGLMIVPRTVKLLRETLNVLLEAAPKDVDMGEVRAHMLSLPGVADVHDLHAWTITSGMPVLSAHVVVDQDALDAVGHEKMLHDLQGCLGHHFDVEHCTFQLEPGGHAEHEAGLCP; this comes from the coding sequence ATGGGGGCAGGGCACGACCACGGACACAGCCACGGGAGCGTGCCGACGGGCACGGCGGCCGCCGCCTACAAGGGCCGGCTGCGGATCGCGCTCGGCATCACGCTGTCCGTGATGGTGATCGAGATCATCGGTGGTCTCGCCGCCGACTCGCTCGCCCTCATCGCCGACGCCGCCCATATGGCGACCGACGCGGTCGGGCTCGGGATGGGCCTGCTCGCCATCCACTTCGCCGCGAGGCCCGCCGACGACAGCCGGACCTTCGGCTACGCGCGGGCCGAGATCCTCGCCGCGCTCGCCAACTGTCTGCTGCTGCTCGGCGTCGGCGGCTATCTGGTCTACGAGGCGGTCGAGCGCTTCATCACGCCGCCGGACACCCGGGGTGGTCTCGCGATCGTCTTCGCGCTGATCGGCATGGTCGCCAATGTGATCTCCCTCTCGCTGCTGATGCGCGGCCAGAAGGAGAGCCTCAATGTGCGCGGCGCGTATCTGGAGGTGCTGGCCGACACCCTCGGCTCGCTCACCGTGCTGGTCTCCGCGTCGGTGATCCTGACCACCGGCTGGCAGACCGCCGACCCGATCGCCTCCCTGCTGATCGGGCTGATGATCGTCCCGCGCACGGTGAAGCTGCTGCGCGAGACGCTCAACGTGCTGCTGGAGGCGGCGCCCAAGGACGTGGACATGGGCGAGGTGCGGGCGCATATGCTGTCCCTGCCCGGAGTGGCGGACGTGCACGACCTCCACGCCTGGACCATCACGTCCGGCATGCCGGTGCTCTCCGCGCATGTGGTGGTGGACCAGGACGCGCTGGACGCGGTGGGCCACGAGAAGATGCTCCATGACCTGCAGGGCTGTCTCGGTCATCACTTCGATGTCGAGCACTGCACCTTCCAGCTGGAGCCGGGTGGCCATGCCGAGCACGAGGCGGGACTCTGCCCCTGA
- the galE gene encoding UDP-glucose 4-epimerase GalE translates to MTWLITGGAGYIGAHVARSMADAGERVVVLDDLSTGVPERLPKEIELVEGSLLDRGLVDRTLAAHAVTGVVHLAGKKQVGESVEQPLRYYRENLHGLTVLLEAVVAGGVGRFLFSSSAAVYGVPDVELITEQTPAAPISPYGETKLAGEWLVRATGQAHSLATACLRYFNVAGAASPELSDTGVFNIIPMYFDRITRGEAPLIFGADYPTPDGTCVRDYIHVADLADAHLSVARRLAGQRQPGDLTLNIGRGRGVSVRELADLVADVTGHGLTPEVGPRRAGDAARAVASVDLIAQELGWTAKRSMRDMVGSAWEGWRLRHPAAPVG, encoded by the coding sequence ATGACGTGGCTGATCACAGGCGGAGCGGGTTATATCGGGGCACATGTGGCGCGGTCGATGGCCGACGCCGGCGAGCGGGTCGTCGTCCTCGACGACCTGTCGACGGGGGTCCCCGAGCGGCTGCCGAAGGAGATCGAGCTGGTCGAGGGGTCGCTGCTGGACCGGGGCCTGGTCGACCGGACGCTGGCCGCCCACGCGGTCACCGGTGTGGTGCATCTGGCCGGGAAGAAGCAGGTGGGTGAGTCCGTCGAGCAGCCGCTCCGGTACTACCGGGAGAACCTGCACGGGCTGACGGTGCTGCTCGAAGCGGTGGTGGCGGGCGGCGTCGGCCGCTTCCTGTTCTCGTCCTCGGCGGCCGTCTACGGGGTGCCGGACGTGGAGCTGATCACCGAGCAGACCCCGGCGGCGCCGATCAGTCCGTACGGCGAGACGAAGCTGGCCGGCGAGTGGCTGGTCCGGGCCACCGGGCAGGCGCACTCCCTGGCCACCGCCTGTCTGCGGTACTTCAACGTGGCGGGCGCCGCTTCGCCCGAGCTGTCCGACACGGGCGTGTTCAACATCATCCCGATGTACTTCGACCGGATCACCCGGGGCGAGGCCCCGCTGATCTTCGGCGCGGACTATCCGACGCCGGACGGCACCTGCGTACGCGACTACATCCATGTCGCCGATCTCGCCGACGCGCATCTGTCGGTCGCCCGGCGGCTGGCCGGACAGCGGCAGCCCGGGGACCTGACCCTCAACATCGGCCGCGGCCGGGGCGTATCGGTGCGTGAGCTGGCCGATCTGGTGGCCGATGTCACCGGTCACGGGCTCACACCCGAGGTCGGGCCGCGCCGTGCCGGCGACGCGGCGCGAGCCGTCGCCTCGGTGGATCTCATCGCCCAGGAGCTGGGCTGGACGGCGAAGCGCTCGATGCGCGACATGGTCGGGTCCGCCTGGGAAGGGTGGCGGCTGCGCCATCCGGCGGCCCCGGTCGGATGA
- a CDS encoding DUF5941 domain-containing protein, protein MSTAILTGTPVPGSPLEGHLRSLGFDVRNASDAAEAGQLAAAAPAGERIALVDPRFVGHVHTLRLALTDPRFPAVAVPGALTAKPEARAALLRAVGAAGVPAGAPVPAPAGPALAGQLTRQAPLTDLVADAVEADGTAVHRPELGSLVAAVPDDATARAQAEAAVRAVDDEAVRLRSAVKARDGFFTTFCISPYSRYLARWCARRGLTPNQVTTASLVTALIAAGCAATGTRGGFVAAAVLLIFSFVLDCTDGQLARYSLQYSTLGAWLDATFDRAKEYAYYAGLALGAARNGDDVWALALGAMVLQACRHLLDSSFNEANVDATAATADGKAVAGTPTAALSSKLDSVGWTVWVRRMIVLPIGERWAMIAVLTAFTTPRIVFYALLVGCGFAACYTSAGRVLRSVTRKANRTERAARALAELTDSGPLARSVAGLLRRPARRMPAVLSFLVAFVGGAAVAATAAFAPIDGPWPAVAAVVYVLTSGIAVARPLTGALDWLVPTVFRAAEYGTILLLAARSEVNGALPAAFGLVAAVAYHHYDTVYRIRGGTGAPPRWLVMTIGGHEGRTLVVTVLAAVLVTRHTDFPTALTVLAVAVALVVLAESIRFWVSSAAPAVHDEGETA, encoded by the coding sequence CTGTCGACCGCCATTCTCACAGGTACGCCGGTGCCCGGATCGCCGCTCGAAGGCCATCTGCGGTCCCTGGGATTCGACGTCCGCAACGCGTCGGACGCCGCCGAAGCGGGGCAGCTCGCCGCCGCGGCCCCGGCCGGTGAGCGGATCGCGCTCGTCGACCCGCGCTTCGTCGGCCATGTGCACACACTGCGCCTCGCGCTGACCGACCCCCGGTTCCCCGCCGTCGCCGTGCCCGGAGCGCTCACCGCCAAGCCGGAGGCCAGGGCCGCGCTGCTGCGCGCCGTCGGTGCCGCCGGCGTCCCGGCCGGAGCCCCGGTCCCGGCCCCGGCAGGACCCGCGCTCGCCGGCCAGCTCACCCGGCAGGCGCCGCTGACCGACCTCGTCGCCGACGCCGTCGAGGCGGACGGCACCGCCGTGCACCGCCCCGAACTGGGCTCGCTCGTCGCCGCCGTACCGGACGACGCGACCGCGCGTGCCCAGGCCGAGGCCGCCGTCCGCGCCGTCGACGACGAAGCCGTACGGCTGCGCTCCGCGGTCAAGGCGCGCGACGGCTTCTTCACCACCTTCTGCATCAGCCCCTACTCCCGCTACCTCGCACGCTGGTGCGCGCGCCGCGGCCTGACGCCCAACCAGGTGACCACCGCCTCGCTGGTCACCGCCCTGATCGCGGCGGGCTGCGCCGCCACCGGCACCCGAGGCGGCTTCGTCGCCGCGGCGGTCCTGCTGATCTTCTCCTTCGTGCTGGACTGCACCGACGGACAGCTCGCCCGCTACTCGCTCCAGTACTCGACGCTGGGCGCCTGGCTGGACGCGACCTTCGACCGCGCCAAGGAGTACGCGTACTACGCGGGACTCGCCCTCGGCGCCGCCCGTAACGGCGACGACGTGTGGGCGCTGGCGCTCGGCGCGATGGTGCTCCAGGCCTGCCGCCATCTCCTCGACTCCTCCTTCAATGAGGCCAACGTCGACGCCACGGCGGCGACGGCCGACGGCAAGGCCGTGGCCGGCACCCCGACGGCCGCGCTCTCCAGCAAGCTCGACAGCGTCGGCTGGACGGTGTGGGTGCGCCGGATGATCGTCCTGCCCATCGGCGAGCGCTGGGCGATGATCGCCGTCCTCACCGCGTTCACCACGCCCCGGATCGTCTTCTACGCGCTGCTCGTCGGCTGCGGTTTCGCCGCCTGCTACACCAGCGCGGGACGCGTCCTGCGCTCGGTCACCCGCAAGGCCAACCGCACCGAGCGGGCCGCCCGCGCCCTCGCCGAACTCACCGACTCCGGGCCGCTCGCCCGGTCGGTCGCGGGACTGCTGCGCCGCCCGGCCCGCCGGATGCCCGCCGTCCTGTCGTTCCTGGTGGCCTTCGTCGGCGGAGCCGCTGTCGCCGCCACCGCCGCCTTCGCGCCGATCGACGGGCCCTGGCCCGCGGTCGCCGCCGTGGTCTACGTCCTGACCTCGGGCATCGCGGTCGCCCGCCCGCTGACCGGCGCGCTCGACTGGCTTGTCCCCACGGTCTTCCGGGCAGCCGAGTACGGCACGATCCTGCTGCTGGCCGCCCGGTCCGAGGTGAACGGCGCGTTGCCCGCGGCCTTCGGCCTGGTGGCCGCCGTGGCCTACCATCATTACGACACGGTGTACCGCATCCGCGGCGGCACCGGCGCCCCGCCCCGGTGGCTGGTCATGACGATCGGCGGACACGAGGGCAGGACGCTCGTCGTCACCGTCCTCGCCGCCGTACTCGTGACGCGGCACACCGACTTCCCCACGGCCCTGACGGTGCTCGCGGTCGCCGTGGCGCTGGTCGTGCTCGCCGAGTCCATCCGCTTCTGGGTGTCCTCGGCGGCCCCCGCCGTACACGACGAAGGAGAAACCGCATGA
- a CDS encoding phosphocholine cytidylyltransferase family protein produces MIGLVLAAGAGRRLRPYTDTLPKALVPVDAAGDGSITVLDLALGNFAEVGLKEAAIVVGYRKEAVYARKEQLERTYGLKITLIDNDKAEEWNNAYSLWCAREVIKQGVILANGDTVHPVSVQRTLLDARGQGRKIILALDTVKHLADEEMKVITDGEKGVRSITKLMDPATATGEYIGVTLIEPEAAEELADALKATFERDPDLYYEDGYQELVNRGFIVDVAPIGDVPWVEIDNHDDLAKGREIACQY; encoded by the coding sequence ATGATCGGCCTCGTACTGGCCGCCGGAGCCGGCCGGCGACTGCGCCCCTACACCGACACGCTCCCGAAGGCCCTGGTGCCGGTGGACGCGGCGGGGGACGGCAGCATCACCGTCCTCGACCTGGCGCTCGGCAACTTCGCCGAGGTCGGCCTCAAGGAGGCCGCGATCGTGGTCGGTTACCGCAAGGAAGCCGTGTACGCCCGCAAGGAGCAGCTGGAGCGGACCTACGGTCTGAAGATCACCCTGATCGACAACGACAAGGCCGAGGAGTGGAACAACGCCTACTCCCTGTGGTGCGCGCGTGAGGTCATCAAGCAGGGCGTGATCCTCGCCAACGGCGACACCGTGCACCCGGTCTCCGTCCAGCGCACCCTCCTCGACGCCCGGGGCCAGGGCCGCAAGATCATCCTCGCCCTCGACACGGTCAAGCACCTCGCCGACGAGGAGATGAAGGTCATCACCGACGGCGAGAAGGGCGTGCGCTCCATCACCAAGCTGATGGACCCGGCCACCGCCACCGGCGAGTACATCGGCGTCACTCTCATCGAGCCCGAGGCGGCCGAGGAGCTGGCGGACGCGCTCAAGGCCACCTTCGAGCGCGACCCCGACCTGTACTACGAGGACGGCTACCAGGAGCTGGTCAACCGCGGCTTCATCGTGGACGTGGCGCCGATCGGGGACGTCCCCTGGGTCGAGATCGACAACCACGACGACCTCGCGAAGGGCCGTGAGATCGCGTGCCAGTACTGA
- a CDS encoding iron-containing alcohol dehydrogenase family protein, which translates to MPVLTRLIPSPVVVDIRRGAMDQLAGLLADQRISSSGKLAFALSGGSGQALREKLAPLLPDADWYPVADGTIDSAVKLADGIKGKRYDAVVGLGGGKIIDVTKYAAARLGLPMVAVATNLSHDGICSPVSTLDNDNGRGSYGVPTPIAVVIDLDVIRQAPVRFVRSGIGDALSNISAIADWELSHQVNGEQVDGLASAMARTAGEAVLRHPAGAADDAFLTVLAEALVLTGIAMSISGDTRPSSGACHEISHAFDLLYPKRAALHGEQVGLGAAFAMHLRGAHEQSALFAQVLRGHGLPVLPEEIGFSADEFVRAVAYAPQTRPGRFTILEHLDLSTDQIRDAYADYAKTISS; encoded by the coding sequence GTGCCAGTACTGACCCGGCTCATCCCTTCGCCGGTCGTCGTCGACATCCGCCGGGGCGCCATGGACCAGCTCGCCGGGCTCCTCGCCGACCAGCGGATCTCCAGCTCGGGCAAGCTCGCCTTCGCGCTGAGCGGCGGGTCGGGACAGGCGCTGCGCGAGAAGCTGGCGCCGCTGCTGCCGGACGCCGACTGGTACCCCGTCGCTGACGGCACGATCGACTCGGCGGTCAAGCTGGCCGACGGCATCAAGGGCAAGCGGTACGACGCCGTGGTCGGTCTCGGCGGCGGCAAGATCATCGACGTGACGAAGTACGCGGCGGCCCGGCTCGGCCTGCCCATGGTGGCCGTCGCCACCAACCTCTCGCACGACGGCATCTGTTCACCGGTCTCGACCCTCGACAACGACAACGGCCGCGGCTCGTACGGCGTCCCGACGCCCATCGCCGTCGTCATCGACCTCGACGTCATCCGGCAGGCCCCGGTCCGCTTCGTCCGCTCGGGCATCGGCGACGCGCTCTCCAACATCTCCGCCATCGCCGACTGGGAACTCTCCCACCAGGTCAACGGCGAGCAGGTGGACGGTCTCGCCTCCGCGATGGCCCGCACGGCCGGCGAAGCCGTCCTGCGCCACCCGGCGGGCGCGGCCGACGACGCGTTCCTCACCGTCCTCGCCGAGGCACTGGTCCTCACCGGTATCGCCATGTCGATCAGCGGCGACACCCGCCCGTCGTCCGGCGCCTGCCACGAGATCAGCCACGCCTTCGACCTGCTGTACCCCAAGCGCGCCGCGCTCCACGGCGAACAGGTCGGCCTCGGCGCCGCGTTCGCCATGCACCTGCGCGGCGCGCACGAGCAGTCGGCGCTCTTCGCCCAGGTGCTGCGCGGCCACGGGCTGCCCGTGCTGCCGGAGGAGATCGGCTTCTCCGCCGACGAGTTCGTACGGGCCGTGGCCTACGCGCCGCAGACCCGCCCCGGGCGCTTCACGATTCTCGAGCACCTCGACCTGTCCACCGATCAGATCAGGGACGCGTACGCCGACTATGCCAAGACCATCAGTAGCTGA
- a CDS encoding CDP-alcohol phosphatidyltransferase family protein has translation MPRPSVAELRPVVHPEGVKDRRSGEHWAGRMYMREISLHIDPYLVNTRISPNQLTYLMVVVGVIGGAALLVPGITGAILAVVLFQIYLLLDCVDGEVARWRKQTSITGVYLDRVGHYLCEAALLVGFGVRGADVFEQNGSTANWLWAFLGTLAALGAILIKAETDLVDVARQRSGLPAVKDEASAPRSSGLALARRGAAALKFHRLVGGIEASLFILLMAILDVVHGDLFFTRLGIAVLAGIALVQTLLHLVSILASSRLR, from the coding sequence ATGCCAAGACCATCAGTAGCTGAACTCCGTCCGGTCGTTCACCCGGAGGGCGTGAAGGACCGGCGCAGCGGGGAGCACTGGGCCGGGCGCATGTACATGCGGGAAATCTCGCTGCACATCGACCCGTACCTGGTCAACACCCGTATCTCGCCCAACCAGCTCACGTATCTGATGGTGGTCGTGGGGGTGATCGGCGGCGCCGCCCTGCTGGTGCCCGGCATCACCGGCGCGATCCTCGCCGTGGTGCTGTTCCAGATCTATCTGCTGCTCGACTGCGTGGACGGCGAAGTCGCCCGCTGGCGCAAGCAGACCTCCATCACGGGCGTCTATCTCGACCGTGTCGGCCACTACCTGTGCGAGGCGGCCCTGCTCGTCGGCTTCGGGGTGCGCGGCGCCGACGTCTTCGAGCAGAACGGCTCGACCGCCAACTGGCTCTGGGCGTTCCTCGGCACGCTCGCCGCGCTCGGCGCGATCCTGATCAAGGCCGAGACGGACCTGGTCGACGTCGCACGGCAGCGCAGCGGACTGCCCGCGGTCAAGGACGAGGCGTCGGCGCCCCGCTCCTCGGGTCTTGCCCTCGCCCGGCGCGGCGCCGCCGCGCTCAAGTTCCACCGGCTCGTCGGCGGTATCGAGGCCAGCCTGTTCATCCTGCTGATGGCGATCCTCGACGTGGTCCACGGCGACCTGTTCTTCACCCGCCTCGGCATCGCCGTACTCGCCGGCATCGCCCTCGTGCAGACCCTGCTGCACCTCGTCTCCATCCTGGCGTCCAGCAGGCTGAGGTGA
- a CDS encoding glycosyltransferase family 2 protein, whose amino-acid sequence MRLGAVILTMGDRPAELRALLDSVRAQQGDPVEIVVVGNGAPVPEVPAGVRTVLLPENLGIPAGRNAGIEAFGPAGADVDVLLFLDDDGSLPDTGTAELLRAAFAADPVLGIVSFRIADPVTGLTQRRHVPRLRASDPLRSSRVTTFLGGASAVRTRVLAEVGPLPGAFFYAHEETDLAWRALDAGWQIDYRADLVLHHPTMPPSRHAEYHRMVARNRVWLARRNLPAPVVPLYLGVWLLLTLVRRPSVAALKVWFAGFREGWASPPGPRHPMKWRTVWRLTRLGRPPVV is encoded by the coding sequence ATGCGGCTCGGCGCCGTGATCCTCACCATGGGGGACCGCCCCGCCGAACTGCGCGCGCTGCTCGACTCGGTCCGCGCCCAGCAGGGCGATCCGGTCGAGATCGTGGTGGTCGGCAACGGCGCCCCGGTGCCCGAAGTGCCCGCCGGGGTACGGACGGTCCTGCTGCCGGAGAACCTCGGGATCCCGGCCGGCCGCAACGCGGGGATCGAGGCGTTCGGCCCGGCGGGTGCGGACGTGGACGTCCTGCTCTTCCTCGACGACGACGGCTCGCTGCCCGACACCGGGACAGCGGAGCTGCTCCGCGCCGCGTTCGCCGCCGACCCGGTGCTGGGCATCGTCAGCTTCCGCATCGCCGACCCGGTGACCGGTCTCACCCAGCGCCGCCATGTGCCCCGGCTGCGCGCCTCCGACCCGCTGCGCTCGTCCCGGGTGACGACCTTCCTGGGCGGCGCCAGCGCCGTGCGAACCAGGGTCCTGGCCGAGGTCGGCCCGCTGCCCGGCGCCTTCTTCTACGCCCACGAGGAGACCGATCTCGCCTGGCGGGCCCTGGACGCCGGCTGGCAGATCGACTACCGCGCCGACCTCGTCCTGCACCACCCGACCATGCCGCCGTCGCGGCATGCGGAATATCACCGGATGGTGGCCCGCAACCGGGTCTGGCTGGCCCGCCGTAATCTGCCCGCGCCCGTCGTCCCGCTCTATCTGGGGGTGTGGCTGCTGCTCACCCTGGTCAGACGGCCGTCGGTGGCCGCCCTGAAAGTCTGGTTCGCCGGCTTCAGGGAAGGCTGGGCCTCGCCGCCGGGACCCCGGCACCCCATGAAGTGGCGTACGGTATGGCGGCTGACCCGACTGGGCCGGCCGCCGGTCGTCTGA
- a CDS encoding ABC transporter permease, which translates to MSDTTHDGATMTSAPPSPDDGLPPEALAAKYGLSVSGARPGLAEYARKLWGRRHFIFAFSSAKLTAQYSQAKLGQLWQVATPLLNAIVYYLIFGLILGTKRGIPQEVFIPFLVTGVFVFNFTTSSVTAGVRAISGNLGLVRALHFPRAALPISFALQQLQQLLYSMIVLVVITCAFGSYPSPRWLLVVPALTFQFVFNTGLALILARMGSKTPDLAQLMPFVMRTWMYSSGVMFSIPVMLKGKPSWIADVLQYNPAAVYMDLVRYAMINGYGSSNLPAHVWAIALVWALVVGVFGFVFFWKAEEQYGRG; encoded by the coding sequence GTGAGTGACACAACCCATGACGGTGCGACCATGACGAGCGCGCCGCCGTCTCCCGACGACGGTCTGCCCCCCGAGGCGCTGGCCGCCAAGTACGGGCTGTCGGTCAGCGGCGCCCGGCCGGGACTCGCAGAGTACGCCCGCAAGCTGTGGGGCAGGCGGCATTTCATCTTCGCCTTCTCCAGCGCGAAGCTGACCGCCCAGTACAGCCAGGCGAAGCTCGGACAGCTGTGGCAGGTGGCGACCCCGCTGCTCAACGCCATCGTCTACTACCTGATCTTCGGCCTGATCCTGGGCACCAAGCGGGGCATTCCGCAGGAGGTGTTCATCCCCTTCCTGGTGACCGGGGTGTTCGTCTTCAACTTCACCACCAGCTCGGTGACGGCGGGGGTACGCGCCATCTCCGGGAACCTGGGACTGGTGCGCGCGCTGCACTTCCCGCGCGCCGCGCTGCCGATCTCGTTCGCGCTCCAGCAGCTCCAGCAGTTGCTGTACTCGATGATCGTGCTCGTCGTCATCACCTGCGCCTTCGGCAGCTACCCCTCGCCGCGCTGGCTGCTGGTCGTGCCCGCGCTGACGTTCCAGTTCGTCTTCAACACGGGGCTCGCGCTGATCCTGGCCAGGATGGGCAGCAAGACACCCGACCTCGCGCAGCTCATGCCGTTCGTCATGCGCACGTGGATGTACTCGTCCGGCGTGATGTTCTCCATCCCGGTGATGCTCAAGGGCAAGCCGAGCTGGATCGCCGACGTACTGCAGTACAACCCGGCCGCGGTGTACATGGACCTCGTCCGGTACGCGATGATCAACGGCTACGGATCGAGCAACCTGCCCGCACACGTCTGGGCCATCGCGCTGGTCTGGGCGCTCGTCGTGGGCGTCTTCGGTTTTGTGTTCTTCTGGAAGGCTGAGGAGCAGTATGGGCGTGGCTGA